The stretch of DNA ACTCAGTAAAAACAGTCAATTGGCTGTTTTTGGAGTTTTTTGTTTGATACGATATCTCAAATCCTGCATCTCCCCAATTACATTCCCTAAAACCCCTCTATGTGCAATTAAACAGATAATATTAAATTTTCCTTACTGATGCACAATCATTTCATTATTTTCAGAGGTCAGAGTTTTAATTTATATTAAGCCCAAGCGGTTTATTTTGAAAAAAAAGAGGAGATAAATATGGCCAATTATGGACAGTTTAATGAAAAGGATGAGTTTGAAATTACAGATCCCTACACCCCCGCTCCCTGGATTCATTACCTTATAAGACCTAATCAACCGGGACAGCAGACATTCTGCTCGGGAGTTTCCCACGCAGGCGGTGGTTTTGATATCAGAGGTACACATGAAAACACCTTTATCGATACAAAGATCCATCTCAATGATAAAGATGATATTGGTCGTTATATATATATCTATGACAAAAAAGAGAAAGATATCTTCTCCACAACCTGGCAGCCAGTAAGAAAAAAAGATCAAAAATTCAAAACCACCATGGGTTTTGGTTCCATAACTTTTGAATCACAGTATAAGGGAATCGAGACAAAAGAGGTAATGTTTGTTCCCGAAGAATTTGACGGCTGGGTTCAGGATGTCACTATCACCAATACCACCGATGAAGTAAAAGAGCTTTCACTGTTTCCTTTTGTGCCGATCCATATGGGAGATGCATTAGTCAGACTTATGGCCGGAGACAATGATGGTTTCTTCGGAGGTGCCTCATTCGATAAGGATCTCAAGGCAATTGTTTTCAGAAGAAATCACGGAACAGCTGTAAATGACGATAAGAAAAAGATTAATGGGATGCTTGGAAATGTAGCAGCCTTTTATTCTACACTCAATACCGACACTACAGAATTTGAAACCAGCCGAATCAGGTTTAACGGAAACAGGTTCAATGACGGAGCAGCTCCCGAATCTGTTCAAAACAACAAGCTAAGCTGCAAAGAACAGCCCTATATGCGTGATACCTGCGGTGTATTCAAAAACGAAATCACTCTCAAACCTGGAGAATCCCTTAATTTCGCAGTAGCCCTGGTGGCCGGAAGCACTCAGGATTACTACCTGAACAACAAACAACAGCTTGGAAAACTTCTCCGGGATCTTAATGATGGTCAAAGGCGCATGTCTATGCTTGACAACGTTAAAAAATGGTGGGACATGCGTATGTCAAAACTCCAAATCAACTCTCCGGATGAAAAAATCAATCGCGGGTTCAAATGGCTCCAGTATCAGTGTATGGCTGTGTTTATCCTCAACAGAATGAAATCACGTTACCACACAGGGTATGAATATGGATGGGGCTTCAGAGATATTCTTCAGGATGTTCTTTTCAATCTCACTTATGGTCCTGATGAAGTCAAATCGACCCTTTCACACGTAGCGACACAGATGTTTTCTGATGGTATCTGTTACCACAACTTTTTTATCGATCAACCTGGCAACAAGAGCATACAGGCTTCTGATGACCCTTACTGGCTGCCAAATGCAGTTATCAAATACTGCAAGGAAACCGCTGATTTTGATTTCCTCGACAAAGTTGTCGATTATGCCGAAGTTCATGAAGGTCAGCAAGGGGTGAATGGTACTATTATGGAGCATTGCCTCAGAGCAGT from Chitinispirillum alkaliphilum encodes:
- a CDS encoding N,N'-diacetylchitobiose/cellobiose phosphorylase translates to MANYGQFNEKDEFEITDPYTPAPWIHYLIRPNQPGQQTFCSGVSHAGGGFDIRGTHENTFIDTKIHLNDKDDIGRYIYIYDKKEKDIFSTTWQPVRKKDQKFKTTMGFGSITFESQYKGIETKEVMFVPEEFDGWVQDVTITNTTDEVKELSLFPFVPIHMGDALVRLMAGDNDGFFGGASFDKDLKAIVFRRNHGTAVNDDKKKINGMLGNVAAFYSTLNTDTTEFETSRIRFNGNRFNDGAAPESVQNNKLSCKEQPYMRDTCGVFKNEITLKPGESLNFAVALVAGSTQDYYLNNKQQLGKLLRDLNDGQRRMSMLDNVKKWWDMRMSKLQINSPDEKINRGFKWLQYQCMAVFILNRMKSRYHTGYEYGWGFRDILQDVLFNLTYGPDEVKSTLSHVATQMFSDGICYHNFFIDQPGNKSIQASDDPYWLPNAVIKYCKETADFDFLDKVVDYAEVHEGQQGVNGTIMEHCLRAVERLLEDRSPRGLPYMKDCDWNDDLNEMREENKPNTGIESVMVAQQLYKILKEMGALFKASGKNLELVEKYDSEAEKLKTAIKEHALDKDGYFKRVLSLEEGKQDVGTSDNEYAKIFVSSQAFGVLCDVADKELEESAMSKVEQYLDTEFGAELCYPAYTDLAEKNILPTRTWNIEKEPPGIKENGSIFMHLNAWLVQAYAKMGKGKKAADFYFKCLPENLASDHDRYNAEPYVYPEYVAGRASQEFGKGGHTWLTGTAPTMHQALVEFIFGLQPEYAGLAVNPSIDPSWKSLSITRNFRGAVYEITISNPNGAQTGVTSISVDGEKIEGNVLPVFNDGKVHKVEVVM